A window of Rhabdothermincola salaria contains these coding sequences:
- a CDS encoding type II toxin-antitoxin system VapC family toxin, with protein MALAIDSSALVKRYVDEPESAAVTALMDAEAQWFASDLVRCETTILLARLATSARQAEDLTARFYADWDAFHVVPVDERCLSRAAEIGADFGLRVVDAIHLAAATRLPRPVRLLTLDPRQVLAAVALDLEPVPTPED; from the coding sequence GTGGCGCTGGCCATCGACTCGAGCGCCCTGGTGAAGCGCTACGTGGACGAACCGGAGAGCGCCGCGGTCACCGCGCTGATGGACGCCGAGGCCCAGTGGTTCGCCTCGGACCTCGTGCGGTGCGAGACCACGATCCTGCTGGCCCGTCTGGCCACGAGCGCTCGCCAAGCCGAAGACCTCACCGCCCGTTTCTACGCCGACTGGGACGCCTTCCACGTGGTGCCCGTCGACGAACGCTGCCTCTCACGCGCCGCCGAGATCGGCGCCGACTTCGGCCTGCGGGTGGTCGACGCCATCCACCTGGCCGCCGCCACCCGGCTCCCCCGCCCCGTGCGCCTCTTGACCCTCGACCCTCGCCAGGTGCTGGCGGCGGTGGCCCTCGACCTCGAACCGGTACCCACGCCCGAGGACTGA
- a CDS encoding acyl-CoA dehydrogenase family protein — protein sequence MNFAFSEEQEELRNIVRQFLEAKSSEATVREQMETERGYDPTVWSQMAEQLGLQSLTIPEEFGGQGFGYVELIVVLEEMGRSLLCAPYFSTVVLAANTILQAGDDDAKAALLPGIASGETIATLAFTEPNGRWDESGIEATATDDGGTWKISGTKSYVLDGHVADLIVVAARTAAGVSLFHVPGDAAGLTRTALSTMDQTRKQAKLDFDGVEATLLGTDGAGWDTLSTVLDLAAVGLAAEQVGGAQMCLDMAVEYAKVRVQFGRPIGSFQAIKHKCADMLLEVESAKSAAYYAGWCASEMNDELPSVASLAKAYCSEAYFHAASENIQIHGGIGFTWEHPAHLYFKRAKSSELLFGDPTYHRELLAQRIGI from the coding sequence ATGAACTTCGCCTTTTCCGAGGAGCAGGAAGAGCTCCGCAACATCGTCCGTCAGTTCCTGGAGGCCAAGTCCTCCGAGGCCACCGTGCGCGAGCAGATGGAGACCGAGCGGGGCTACGACCCCACGGTGTGGAGCCAGATGGCCGAGCAGCTCGGCCTGCAGAGCCTCACCATCCCCGAGGAGTTCGGCGGCCAGGGCTTCGGCTACGTCGAGCTCATCGTCGTGCTCGAGGAGATGGGCCGCTCGCTGCTGTGCGCCCCGTACTTCTCCACGGTGGTGCTCGCCGCCAACACGATCCTGCAGGCCGGTGACGACGACGCCAAGGCCGCCCTGCTGCCGGGCATCGCCTCGGGCGAGACCATCGCCACCCTCGCCTTCACCGAGCCCAACGGTCGCTGGGACGAGTCCGGCATCGAGGCCACCGCCACCGACGACGGCGGCACCTGGAAGATCAGCGGCACCAAGAGCTACGTCCTCGACGGCCACGTGGCCGACCTGATCGTGGTGGCCGCCCGCACCGCCGCCGGTGTGAGCCTCTTCCACGTCCCCGGCGACGCCGCTGGGCTCACCCGCACGGCGCTGTCCACCATGGACCAGACCCGCAAGCAGGCCAAGCTCGACTTCGACGGCGTCGAGGCCACCCTCCTCGGCACCGACGGCGCCGGCTGGGACACCCTGTCCACCGTCCTCGACCTCGCCGCGGTCGGCCTCGCTGCCGAGCAGGTCGGCGGCGCCCAGATGTGCCTCGACATGGCCGTCGAGTACGCCAAGGTGCGCGTGCAGTTCGGCCGGCCCATCGGCTCGTTCCAGGCCATCAAGCACAAGTGCGCCGACATGCTCCTCGAGGTCGAGTCGGCCAAGTCGGCCGCCTACTACGCCGGCTGGTGCGCCTCGGAGATGAACGACGAGCTGCCGTCGGTCGCCTCCCTGGCCAAGGCCTACTGCTCGGAGGCCTACTTCCACGCCGCCTCCGAGAACATCCAGATCCACGGCGGCATCGGCTTCACCTGGGAGCACCCGGCCCACCTGTACTTCAAGCGGGCCAAGAGCTCCGAACTGCTCTTCGGCGACCCCACCTACCACCGCGAGCTCCTCGCCCAGCGCATCGGCATCTGA
- a CDS encoding ribonuclease H family protein, whose translation MTTVAYTDGACKGNPGPGGWAWAVPGGAFASGAEAHSTNQRMEITAAFEAVKANPGPLEVVSDSTYVVHCFRDGWWEGWKRKGWLNSQRKPVANRDLWEPFVDLVVARGDVRFRWVKGHGGDPGNDLVDRLAVEAAETQQGRSGDSPPEEVGAPDRPGAPTRSAASVGTSGTDDTGSGTDGDLPGHPVVILGHRPPVVDPEADPEGAGILLDELLTKLVTLVERDPELVVVTGLRRGAEQLAAEAAVGAGVPYVAVLPWPDPATGWPEADRERFEELVGEADGVRVLRPDVPASVDDQRAAMARRDDWLARRARAALLVWDGHDEAMGRLHRTLVDHLGSTAVVVVAPPPPPPPPAPPGP comes from the coding sequence GTGACGACCGTGGCCTACACCGATGGTGCCTGCAAGGGGAACCCTGGCCCCGGGGGCTGGGCCTGGGCGGTGCCGGGCGGAGCCTTCGCCAGCGGCGCAGAGGCCCACTCCACCAACCAGCGCATGGAGATCACGGCGGCCTTCGAGGCGGTGAAGGCCAACCCCGGGCCGCTGGAGGTGGTGAGCGACTCCACCTACGTCGTGCACTGCTTCCGTGACGGCTGGTGGGAGGGCTGGAAGCGCAAGGGGTGGCTCAACTCCCAGCGCAAGCCGGTGGCCAACCGCGATCTGTGGGAGCCCTTCGTCGACCTCGTCGTCGCTCGCGGCGACGTGAGGTTCCGTTGGGTGAAGGGGCACGGCGGCGACCCGGGCAACGACCTCGTCGATCGCCTGGCCGTGGAGGCCGCGGAGACCCAGCAGGGCCGGTCGGGCGACTCGCCCCCGGAAGAGGTCGGGGCACCCGACCGACCGGGCGCACCGACGCGGTCGGCGGCCTCGGTCGGCACCAGCGGCACCGACGACACCGGTTCGGGAACCGACGGCGACCTGCCCGGCCATCCGGTGGTGATCCTCGGGCATCGCCCTCCCGTCGTGGATCCCGAAGCCGACCCCGAGGGGGCCGGCATCCTCCTCGACGAGCTGCTCACCAAGCTGGTCACCCTGGTCGAGCGCGACCCCGAGCTGGTGGTCGTCACCGGGCTGCGCCGGGGGGCCGAGCAGCTGGCCGCCGAGGCCGCCGTGGGGGCGGGCGTGCCCTACGTGGCCGTGCTCCCGTGGCCCGACCCGGCCACGGGGTGGCCCGAGGCGGACCGCGAGCGTTTCGAGGAGCTCGTGGGCGAGGCCGACGGGGTGCGGGTGCTGCGCCCCGACGTGCCGGCAAGCGTCGACGACCAGCGCGCCGCGATGGCCCGGCGCGACGACTGGCTGGCCCGCCGGGCCCGCGCCGCCCTGTTGGTGTGGGACGGCCACGACGAGGCGATGGGGCGCCTGCACCGCACCCTCGTCGACCACCTCGGGTCCACCGCCGTGGTCGTCGTGGCCCCGCCGCCGCCCCCTCCTCCGCCTGCGCCTCCGGGTCCATGA
- a CDS encoding MBL fold metallo-hydrolase has protein sequence MTLLLSDTGWELHNVVVGPVDNNVYVLRCTETGDALLIDAANEHDRLLDLCRTLEVRTVVETHGHWDHIQAIPEIRDAGYEVGVTAADAGMLPSYDYLLEDDTVFDVGRLKLRTILTPGHTPGSICFKVEGTPLLFTGDTLFPGGPGNTSFEHSDFDTIIESIDRRLFTLPEDLIVLPGHGDRTTIGTERPHLQEWVDRGW, from the coding sequence ATGACGCTGCTGCTCTCCGACACCGGCTGGGAGCTCCACAACGTGGTGGTGGGGCCCGTCGACAACAACGTGTACGTGCTGCGCTGCACCGAGACGGGCGACGCGCTGCTCATCGACGCCGCCAACGAGCACGACCGCCTGCTCGACCTGTGCCGCACCCTCGAGGTGCGCACCGTGGTGGAGACCCACGGCCACTGGGACCACATCCAGGCCATCCCCGAGATCCGCGACGCCGGCTACGAGGTCGGCGTGACCGCGGCCGACGCCGGGATGCTGCCCAGCTACGACTACCTGCTCGAGGACGACACCGTGTTCGACGTGGGCCGTCTGAAGCTGCGCACCATCCTCACGCCGGGCCACACGCCGGGTTCGATCTGCTTCAAGGTCGAGGGCACCCCCCTGCTCTTCACCGGCGACACCCTGTTCCCGGGCGGGCCGGGCAACACCAGCTTCGAGCACAGCGACTTCGACACGATCATCGAGTCGATCGACCGGCGTCTCTTCACCCTCCCCGAGGACCTCATCGTCCTGCCCGGCCACGGCGACCGCACCACGATCGGCACCGAACGGCCTCACCTGCAGGAGTGGGTCGACCGGGGCTGGTGA
- a CDS encoding gamma carbonic anhydrase family protein has protein sequence MPAYEIEGVRPVVHPGAFVHPDAVLIGDVHVGEGAYVGPLASLRGDFGRIVVGEGANVQDGCVLHCFPGEACELAPEAHVGHGAILHGCTVGSFAMIGMNAVVMDGARIGGEALVGANAFVPAGMEVPARHLAAGNPAKVVRELDDTALGWKANGVRVYQELARRSRGSLLRCEPLAEIEPDRPSLSTGTEVSVPLHVARERAEDEGSSS, from the coding sequence GTGCCGGCCTATGAGATCGAGGGCGTCCGGCCCGTCGTGCACCCCGGGGCGTTCGTGCACCCCGACGCCGTGCTCATCGGCGACGTGCACGTCGGCGAGGGCGCCTACGTGGGCCCGTTGGCCAGCCTGCGAGGCGACTTCGGTCGCATCGTCGTGGGCGAGGGCGCCAACGTGCAGGACGGCTGCGTGCTGCACTGCTTCCCGGGGGAGGCCTGCGAGCTCGCACCCGAGGCCCACGTCGGCCATGGCGCCATCCTCCACGGCTGCACGGTCGGCTCCTTCGCCATGATCGGCATGAACGCCGTGGTGATGGACGGCGCCCGCATCGGTGGCGAGGCGTTGGTGGGGGCCAACGCCTTCGTGCCGGCCGGCATGGAGGTGCCGGCTCGGCACCTGGCGGCGGGGAACCCGGCCAAGGTGGTGCGCGAGCTCGACGACACCGCCCTGGGATGGAAGGCCAACGGGGTGCGCGTGTACCAAGAGCTCGCCCGACGCAGCCGTGGTTCGCTTCTGCGGTGCGAGCCGCTCGCCGAGATCGAGCCCGACCGGCCCTCGCTGTCCACCGGCACCGAGGTGTCGGTGCCCCTTCACGTCGCCCGCGAACGGGCGGAGGACGAGGGTTCGTCGTCGTAG
- the aceE gene encoding pyruvate dehydrogenase (acetyl-transferring), homodimeric type, with translation MNLDQHVSQLPDADPTETGEWLDSLDAVIGERGKTRARYLVSRLTERARERQVGTPAEVSTPYVNTIPVNEQPWFPGDEYVEKRLRRMLRWNAAVMVINANTQAEGIGGHLSTFASSAMLYEVGFNHFFRGKEDGLAGDHVYIQGHAAPGIYSRAYLERRLDESHLDGFRREIDGPGLSSYPHPWLMPDFWEYPTVSMGLGPINSIYQARFNKYLHSRRVDDTAASRVWCFLGDGETDEPETLGAISLAGREGLDNLTWVINCNLQRLDGPVRGNGKIIQELESSFRGAGWNVIKVIWGAGWDDLLARDVDGVLLAKMNATLDGEWQRYAVESGEYIREHFFGPDPRLRKLVEHLSDDELRALPRGGHDYKKVFAAYKAAAETKGVPTVILAKTVKGWALGSEVEGRNSTHQIKKMSMAQLRELRDRLHLDDVIPDDALDDEDTPPYYRPDTDSPEYKYLMDRRRALDGPLPIRSTEVRRPLTLPDPAAFAEFDAGSGGQAVSTTMAFTRMLRGLARDEGFGDRVVPIIPDEARTFGMDALFRELKIYASHGQLYEPVDASLLLSYVEGKDGQILEEGITEAGAMASFTAAGTSYATRGVPMVPFFIFYSMFGFQRVGDLIWAAADAQAKGFLIAATAGRTTLMGEGLQHQDGHSLVLASTVPTCHAYDPAFAYEMAAIIEHGLHEMYGGPEGRAAGDGPNGGDGGFYYLTAYNENYQMPARPDHVTADDIVGGLYKWADSPEGVEAQATLVFSGTAQAAARDAQAALAEAGVGAELWSATSYKALREDALSVERWNRLHPLDPPRTSRVARLLADAPGPIVAVTDFMKSVPDQVARFLGERTFVPLGTDGFGRSDTREALRRHFETDAAHVEVAVLSALAHDGAVDPTRVADAIKRHELDPDTPDPRTI, from the coding sequence GTGAACCTCGACCAGCACGTCTCGCAACTGCCCGATGCCGACCCCACCGAGACCGGCGAGTGGTTGGACTCGCTGGACGCGGTGATCGGCGAGCGGGGCAAGACTCGGGCCCGCTACCTGGTGTCACGCCTCACCGAGCGGGCCCGGGAGCGCCAGGTCGGGACCCCGGCCGAGGTGTCCACCCCGTACGTGAACACCATCCCCGTGAACGAGCAGCCCTGGTTCCCGGGCGACGAGTACGTGGAGAAGCGCCTGCGCCGCATGCTGCGCTGGAACGCCGCGGTCATGGTGATCAACGCCAACACCCAGGCCGAGGGCATCGGCGGGCACCTGTCGACGTTCGCTTCGTCGGCGATGCTCTACGAGGTCGGGTTCAACCACTTCTTCCGGGGCAAGGAGGACGGGCTCGCCGGCGACCACGTGTACATCCAGGGCCACGCCGCGCCGGGCATCTACAGCCGGGCGTACCTCGAGCGCCGCCTCGACGAGTCCCACCTCGACGGGTTCCGTCGCGAGATCGACGGACCCGGGCTCTCCTCGTACCCCCACCCGTGGCTCATGCCCGACTTCTGGGAGTACCCGACGGTGTCCATGGGCCTGGGGCCCATCAACTCGATCTACCAGGCCCGGTTCAACAAGTACCTGCACAGCCGCCGCGTCGACGACACCGCCGCCAGCCGGGTGTGGTGCTTCCTCGGCGACGGTGAGACCGACGAGCCCGAGACGCTGGGCGCCATCTCGCTGGCCGGGCGCGAGGGGCTCGACAACCTCACCTGGGTCATCAACTGCAACCTGCAACGCCTCGACGGCCCGGTGCGGGGCAACGGCAAGATCATCCAGGAGCTCGAGAGCTCGTTCCGCGGTGCCGGCTGGAACGTGATCAAGGTCATCTGGGGCGCCGGGTGGGACGACCTGTTGGCGCGCGACGTCGACGGCGTGCTGCTGGCCAAGATGAACGCCACCCTCGACGGCGAGTGGCAGCGCTACGCGGTCGAGTCCGGCGAGTACATCCGCGAGCACTTCTTCGGCCCCGACCCGCGGTTGCGCAAGCTCGTCGAGCACCTCTCCGACGACGAGCTGCGGGCCCTGCCCCGAGGCGGTCACGACTACAAGAAGGTGTTCGCCGCCTACAAGGCCGCGGCCGAGACCAAGGGCGTACCCACCGTCATCCTGGCCAAGACGGTCAAGGGCTGGGCCCTGGGCTCGGAGGTCGAGGGCCGCAACTCCACCCACCAGATCAAGAAGATGTCGATGGCCCAGCTGCGCGAGCTGCGCGACCGGTTGCACCTCGACGACGTCATCCCCGACGACGCCCTCGACGACGAGGACACTCCGCCCTACTACCGGCCCGACACGGACTCGCCCGAGTACAAGTACCTGATGGACCGGCGGCGCGCCCTCGACGGGCCGTTGCCCATCCGCTCCACCGAGGTCCGCCGTCCGCTCACCCTGCCCGATCCGGCCGCGTTCGCCGAGTTCGACGCCGGCTCCGGTGGGCAGGCGGTGTCCACCACCATGGCCTTCACCCGGATGCTGCGCGGCCTCGCCCGCGACGAGGGCTTCGGCGACCGCGTCGTGCCCATCATCCCGGACGAGGCCCGCACCTTCGGCATGGACGCCCTGTTCCGCGAGCTGAAGATCTACGCCAGCCATGGCCAGCTCTACGAACCCGTTGATGCCTCCTTGCTGCTCAGCTACGTGGAGGGCAAGGACGGCCAGATCCTCGAAGAGGGCATCACCGAGGCCGGGGCCATGGCCAGCTTCACCGCGGCGGGCACCAGCTACGCCACTCGAGGCGTGCCCATGGTGCCCTTCTTCATCTTCTATTCGATGTTCGGATTCCAGCGGGTCGGCGACCTCATCTGGGCGGCGGCCGACGCCCAGGCCAAGGGCTTCCTCATCGCCGCCACCGCGGGGCGCACCACCCTCATGGGCGAAGGGCTGCAGCACCAGGACGGCCACAGCCTGGTGCTGGCCTCCACCGTGCCCACCTGCCACGCCTACGACCCCGCCTTCGCCTACGAGATGGCAGCCATCATCGAGCACGGCCTGCACGAGATGTACGGCGGGCCCGAGGGCCGCGCCGCCGGCGACGGGCCCAACGGCGGCGACGGTGGCTTCTACTACCTCACCGCCTACAACGAGAACTACCAGATGCCCGCCCGACCCGATCACGTCACGGCCGACGACATCGTGGGTGGCCTCTACAAGTGGGCCGACAGCCCCGAGGGGGTCGAGGCCCAGGCCACCCTCGTGTTCTCGGGCACCGCCCAGGCGGCGGCCCGCGACGCCCAGGCGGCCCTCGCCGAGGCCGGGGTCGGGGCCGAGCTGTGGTCGGCCACCAGCTACAAGGCCCTGCGCGAGGACGCCCTCTCCGTCGAGCGGTGGAACCGGCTCCACCCGCTCGACCCGCCCCGCACCTCCCGCGTCGCCCGCCTCCTCGCCGATGCCCCCGGTCCCATCGTCGCCGTCACCGACTTCATGAAGTCGGTCCCCGACCAGGTCGCCCGGTTCCTCGGCGAGCGCACGTTCGTCCCCCTCGGCACCGACGGCTTCGGCCGGTCCGACACCCGCGAAGCCCTGCGCCGGCACTTCGAGACCGACGCCGCCCACGTCGAGGTGGCGGTGCTCTCGGCCCTGGCCCACGACGGAGCGGTCGACCCGACCAGGGTGGCCGACGCCATCAAGCGCCACGAGCTCGACCCCGACACCCCCGACCCCCGCACCATCTGA
- a CDS encoding HhH-GPD-type base excision DNA repair protein: MAAPSIPVTGDPEADRLLVTDPLALLIGMLLDQQVPMEWAFKGPLTLSQRLDGLDAAAIAAMDPDALVEVFVTKPALHRYPAAMARRTHELCQFLTEHYDGDAAKVWKGVRSGDELYRRLRELPGYGEEKAKIFMAILAKRLGKAPAGWEAAAAPFSDDVPRSVADISSPEALLKVREWKKAQKAKGKGKADKA; encoded by the coding sequence ATGGCCGCGCCATCCATCCCCGTCACCGGCGACCCCGAGGCCGACCGCCTCCTCGTCACCGATCCTCTGGCCCTGCTCATCGGCATGCTGCTCGACCAGCAGGTGCCGATGGAGTGGGCGTTCAAGGGGCCCCTCACCTTGTCGCAGCGCCTGGACGGGCTCGACGCCGCTGCCATCGCGGCCATGGACCCCGACGCCCTCGTCGAGGTCTTCGTCACCAAGCCCGCCCTGCACCGCTACCCCGCCGCCATGGCCCGCCGCACGCACGAGCTGTGCCAGTTCCTCACCGAGCACTACGACGGCGACGCCGCCAAGGTCTGGAAGGGCGTCCGCTCCGGCGACGAGCTCTACCGACGCCTCCGCGAACTCCCCGGCTACGGCGAGGAGAAGGCCAAGATCTTCATGGCCATCCTGGCCAAGCGGCTGGGCAAGGCGCCGGCCGGATGGGAGGCAGCCGCCGCGCCGTTCTCCGACGACGTGCCCCGGTCAGTGGCCGACATCTCCTCGCCCGAGGCCCTGCTGAAGGTCCGCGAGTGGAAGAAGGCCCAGAAGGCCAAGGGAAAGGGCAAGGCCGACAAGGCGTGA
- a CDS encoding alpha/beta hydrolase, giving the protein MEQLFTSGGIGIAGHLARPSIAAGTQVPGLLITHGFPHMNQGGRLSARSFPELAERIATEMGWVVLTFTFRGCGDSGGDFSLRGWLDDLLAAARFLREVDAVRGVWAAGFGTGGALSVCAAAADPEIRGVAAVGAPADFDDWASHPRRLLQHARDTGIIRSAAYPPAFDAWAREIRDVRAVAAIPKVAPRSVLLLHGSDDDVVPVFDARVLADAHGDADLRIIDGGGHQLRHDPRAVAVLLGWLNRQRALSSADRSS; this is encoded by the coding sequence ATGGAGCAGCTGTTCACCTCGGGGGGCATCGGGATCGCCGGGCACCTGGCCCGGCCCAGCATCGCGGCGGGGACGCAGGTGCCGGGGCTGTTGATCACCCACGGGTTCCCCCACATGAACCAGGGCGGGCGGCTCTCGGCGCGGTCTTTCCCGGAGCTGGCGGAGCGCATCGCCACCGAGATGGGGTGGGTGGTGCTCACCTTCACCTTCCGTGGCTGCGGCGACTCCGGCGGCGACTTCTCGTTGCGGGGATGGCTCGACGACCTGTTGGCGGCAGCCCGCTTCCTGCGCGAGGTCGACGCCGTGCGGGGCGTGTGGGCAGCCGGGTTCGGCACGGGTGGGGCCCTCAGCGTCTGCGCCGCCGCGGCCGATCCCGAGATCCGAGGAGTGGCGGCGGTGGGGGCACCCGCCGACTTCGACGACTGGGCCAGCCACCCACGCCGGCTCCTGCAGCACGCGCGCGACACCGGCATCATCCGTTCGGCGGCCTACCCGCCGGCGTTCGACGCCTGGGCCCGTGAGATCCGCGACGTGCGGGCCGTGGCGGCCATCCCGAAGGTGGCACCTCGATCGGTGCTGCTGTTGCACGGCTCGGACGACGACGTGGTGCCCGTGTTCGACGCCCGGGTCCTGGCCGACGCCCACGGCGACGCCGACCTGCGCATCATCGACGGCGGTGGGCACCAGCTGCGCCACGATCCCCGTGCGGTGGCCGTCCTGCTCGGCTGGCTGAACCGTCAGCGGGCCCTCAGCTCGGCCGACCGGTCGAGCTGA
- a CDS encoding type II toxin-antitoxin system Phd/YefM family antitoxin: protein MQIGVRELRANLAGLVRRAQAGEAIVVTVSGRPAAVLGPVGGGHEVGLDDLVAMGAVRAPRARTGRPDVARTPLPVDTRSDIELRKVR from the coding sequence GTGCAGATCGGCGTGCGAGAGCTCCGGGCCAACCTCGCCGGCCTCGTGCGACGGGCCCAGGCGGGCGAGGCCATCGTGGTGACCGTCTCGGGTCGACCGGCGGCGGTGCTCGGACCTGTCGGCGGCGGCCACGAGGTCGGGCTCGACGACCTCGTGGCCATGGGCGCGGTGCGGGCACCGCGGGCCCGCACGGGGCGGCCGGACGTGGCCCGCACTCCCCTGCCGGTCGACACCCGGTCCGACATCGAGCTGCGCAAGGTCCGCTGA